CGTAGTAGGGGCCGTCGTTGCTGCTCATCGAGTCTCTCCGGGGGGCGAATCGGCTGTCTCCAGAGACTAGGCGGCTAGTCGGGCGAGGGCGAGAATGAGGATCGCCCCCAGGATCGATCCGCCCAGGCCTGCGGCTGCGATGTCTGTGCCCCGGCCGGCGAGAGCGTTGGCCAGTGTGCCGCCAACCACAGAACCGGCCAGGCCCACGGCGATGGTGCCCAGGCATCCCAGGCTCTTGCCC
This genomic stretch from Acidimicrobiales bacterium harbors:
- a CDS encoding GlsB/YeaQ/YmgE family stress response membrane protein — its product is MGIFAWIAIGLIAGALARIVVRPGKSLGCLGTIAVGLAGSVVGGTLANALAGRGTDIAAAGLGGSILGAILILALARLAA